The Manihot esculenta cultivar AM560-2 chromosome 1, M.esculenta_v8, whole genome shotgun sequence genome has a window encoding:
- the LOC110625755 gene encoding F-box/kelch-repeat protein SKIP20 → MGEEQNTCVNKSQIVSESSCQEEELQLIPGLPDEIAMECLIRVPYQFHSNMKSVCHSWQKLISHPFFYQQRLKSGSSERLVCLVQPLPQLDSTDSLTTASATATAAAVTSKEEKQIQSSPQFALSIYNATHDIWQRTRPQGGIPMFCQCLALPSSGKVLLLGGWDPTTLEPVPDVYIVDLTGADGCRWRRGASMSVSRSFFACALVGPSKVFVAGGHDSQKNALRSAEVYDVDKNEWRKLPDMIEERDECQGLAWDGDSRFWVVSGYGTETQGQFRSDAEFYDPDTESWSKVDGFWPFSSTSPRGATAMVSINRNQFQRWWFFGGEQQQLHQQRRICGEMKGTENMRWEIVNSILLPERITGTNPCMISLGDDDDKVNNNNNNHSVFVMSGSVRRSPSSKSCSCNECDYEGAFILESDCSNGTTKWNHIHTPAGFSGFPFSVCYVTI, encoded by the coding sequence ATGGGAGAAGAACAGAACACTTGTGTTAATAAATCCCAGATTGTCTCTGAATCCTCATGTCAAGAAGAAGAGTTGCAGTTGATTCCAGGTCTGCCAGATGAAATAGCCATGGAGTGTCTGATCAGAGTCCCTTATCAATTCCATTCTAATATGAAATCAGTTTGCCATTCTTGGCAAAAATTGATTTCCCATCCTTTTTTTTATCAACAGAGGCTCAAATCTGGTTCTTCTGAGCGTCTTGTGTGTCTTGTCCAGCCTCTTCCCCAGTTGGATTCCACTGATTCACTCACCACTGCCTCCGCCACCGCCACCGCTGCTGCTGTAACCAGTAAGGAAGAGAAGCAGATCCAGAGCTCACCGCAGTTTGCTTTGAGCATCTACAACGCCACCCACGATATTTGGCAAAGGACAAGGCCTCAGGGAGGGATCCCCATGTTTTGTCAGTGTTTGGCGCTGCCATCGTCGGGGAAAGTACTCCTTTTGGGCGGCTGGGATCCCACCACTCTAGAACCTGTCCCCGATGTTTACATCGTGGATCTCACTGGGGCTGATGGCTGCAGGTGGAGACGTGGGGCGTCAATGTCTGTGTCACGCTCGTTTTTCGCTTGTGCCTTGGTTGGACCATCCAAAGTTTTTGTGGCCGGAGGCCACGACAGTCAGAAGAACGCCTTACGATCGGCGGAGGTTTATGATGTTGATAAAAACGAATGGAGAAAGCTACCGGATATGATTGAAGAGAGGGACGAATGTCAGGGGCTGGCCTGGGACGGCGATTCCAGGTTCTGGGTTGTGAGTGGTTATGGCACAGAGACCCAAGGGCAGTTCAGGTCCGATGCCGAGTTCTATGACCCAGATACAGAGTCATGGTCCAAGGTTGATGGGTTTTGGCCCTTTTCAAGTACTAGCCCCAGAGGCGCCACCGCCATGGTTAGTATAAACAGAAATCAATTCCAACGGTGGTGGTTCTTCGGAGGAGAGCAACAACAATTACATCAGCAGAGAAGAATCTGTGGAGAAATGAAGGGAACTGAGAACATGAGATGGGAAATAGTGAATTCAATTCTACTTCCAGAGCGTATAACTGGAACAAATCCCTGTATGATCAGCCTTGGAGATGATGATGATaaggttaataataataataataatcacagTGTGTTTGTGATGAGTGGCAGTGTCAGGAGATCACCATCATCAAAATCATGTTCATGTAATGAATGTGATTATGAAGGAGCATTCATCTTGGAGAGTGATTGCAGTAATGGCACAACCAAGTGGAACCATATCCACACTCCTGCAGGATTTTCTGGGTTTCCATTCTCAGTTTGTTATGTCACCATCTGA